The nucleotide sequence GAGGCAATGATGGTAGAGCGAGCAGCTTCTAGCTCTCCAATCGTTTTGACTTCGACGGCAAAATTGCGCCTCTCTGCTTGAACCGTCGGTAAATGGGAAACAGGAGAAGAAGCTGCCGTTTTCCATTTCCATCCCCCCAACGCTAGCAGGCCGCATAAGCCGATAAACAACAGGAATTTGATGAACTTTTTCATATTAATGTATACACGGTTTATCTGTTAGCAGGCCGATTGCTGCTAAAAGTTGATATTCTCCAATAATGTGATCGATCAAAGCGGCCCAATACGTTTGTTCAGCCGCTCTTAAGGATTTTTCGGCTTGAATGACATCAAAGTTATTTGCCATGCCGCGGTCAAATTTAATTTGGGCCAAATGCAATTCGCTTTGCGCGGTATGAATTTGCTCTTCCTGTACTTGAATGCGCTTAAGCGCTCTTTGAAGCTGGCGAATCGCTTTTTTCACTTCTAAAATTAAATTGGCCTGGGTCTGTTCCAATCCTCTTGCGGCTGTTTCAATGGCCAACAAGCTTTGCTCATAAGCGGCCCGGTCTGCAATGGGATCGAAATCCGTAGAAGTCGTAAAGCCTATTCCCCATGTACTTTCCCGATGGCGCGTACAAGAACGGGTAAAAATTTCATCTCGCCCGCAATTGGCATAATTAAAAACTAAATTCAATTCTGGGTAGAGGTTATTTTTAGCCACTTTGGCCAATCGATAGCTCTCCCGCCACTGGTCTTGCGCCTGATCAATTTCAATGCGGTTTTGCAACGCCAGCTTGACAGCTTCGTCTGTATCCAGCGGATTAGACGTATACACAAGCGGAACCTCGACCTGGATACAGGCATCTAAAGGCAAGGCCAATAAATCGCGTAACATATCTTCGGCGTCTTGCAGCCTTTCCTGTGCACTAGTCAAACTATCTTCCGCATGGTGAAGCTCAATCTCCGCTCGATATACGTCCAAGGCATCCGACAAGCCTATCCTTTCCTTCAATTTGGCCGCTTGATAGAACTTACTAATGCGCTGATAAGATTCTTCATTGAGAGCCAGCGATTTCTGCGCCTTAATGACATCATATAAGCTATTGATCGTGCGAATGATCAGCTGCAACTGCGCCATATAAAGATTGCGCGCGGCTGTCCGCAATGAGAACTGAGCCCCTTTGACACCTGAAAGCTGATAATCGATGCCAAATCCTCTAAGGAGAGGCTGAGAAATCAAGGCCCTCAAATCAGTATGATAATGCTCCTTGGTCTTTAGAATAGACGGGCCTACCGTCACTTGCGTTCCGCTAATAAACTTCTTGCTAAAGTCCAGGCCTCCTCCTACAGACATGCCAGTTCCTTCACGCCCGCCTCCCACATAACCGGCTTTGCCGTTAGGGGCGATATCCAAAGCAAATTCACTAAAGGCAATATCTAAGCCATATTGCGCTTTGGTAACATTATCAGCAGTATTAATCAGCTGCCGATTATAGCGAAGAGCCCTTGTCAAAGCTGATTCCAAAGTCAACTTTATGCATGCCGGCTCCGTCCCCTCCATACACGCATCTTGAGACAGCGGTCTATCCTCTTGGCCGCTCCCCTTGCAGGGACATAAAAATGGAAGCATCAACAGACAGAAATATAATAGACGACAGAGGCTTAACATGATATCTCTGCTTAAGTTTATTTATTTTTAAAATAATTATTTAAATTTTACTTGAGATATAAGTAAAAATAATTTTAAAAAATTAAGAATTAAATTTTATTCCTGCTATAATGAATTTTATAATTTATAATCAATTAAAGACTGTCATCCAATTACGAATCTTTTTGCTTTTCTATCAATGACATAGGCAACTTATGCAGCTTACTCCTGAACATCTGCGTCTGACCGAGCACCATGAGCACAAGGCCAACTGGCGCAAGTGGGGGCCTTACCTAAGTGAACGTGCCTGGGGAACAGTACGCGAAGATTACAGTGAGAATGGAGAAGCCTGGGATTACTTTCCTCATGACCATGCACGCAGCCGGGCTTACCGTTGGAATGAAGACGGCATTGGCGGAATTTCCGATCGCTATCACTATCTTTGCTTTGCCCTTGGCTTATGGAATGAGAAGGACCCAATCTTGAAAGAGCGTTTCTTTGGATTGAATCCCAAAGAGGGCAATCATGGGGAAGATGTCAAAGAGTATTATTTTTATCTCGATAATACTCCTACTCATAGCTATATGAAAATGCTCTATAAATATCCCCAGCAAGCCTATCCCTATAACCAGTTAATTCAAGAAAATCAAAAGCGCAGCTCGCATGAGCCTGAATACGAGCTTCTTGATACAGGCATTTTTGATCAGCACCGTTATTTTGATGTTTGGATCGAATATGCGAAAAATAGCACGGACGATATTTTGATCAAAATGACGGCAGTTAATCGAGGCCCCGATCCGGCTCCTTTGCATTTGTTGCCCACTTTATGGTTCCGCAATACGTGGAGCTGGGGGTATGCAAACGGCCCGATGGGAGATATGGCAAGCAAGCCTCTTTTATTTGCCAAGAATCAAGGCTCTTTTTCCGGCATTCAGGCAGACCATTCTGCCGCCGGCACTTATTATCTTTATGCAGAAGGCAATCCTGAGTGGATTTTTACCGAAAACGAGACCAATCGAGAGCGCCTGTACAATAGTCCTAATCCCACTCCTTATGTCAAAGACGCTTTTGACCGCTTTCTCATTCACCGGCAAAAAGAGGCCATTAATCCAGAAAAGAAGGGAACTAAAACGGCCGCTCATTTCTCCTTTTTAATTCCATCTCAGCAAACTATCAGCATTCGTTTGCGCCTATCCAAAAAAAGTCAGGTTGATCCTTTCGCTGATTTTGACTCCATCTTTTCAGCCAGGCAAAAAGAGGCCGATCAATTTTATGAAGCCATCCACAATTCCATTTTAGACGAAGATGAAAGGCGGGTTCAACGGCAAGCTTTTGCCAGCTTATTGTGGACAAAGCAGATGTATTACTATGACATTGAGCAATGGCTAGAGGGCGATCCCAATTGTCCCCCTGTCCAGCGCGCGCTCAGCCGCAATAAGGATTGGATTCACCTAGTCAACTTTGACGTCATTTCGATGCCCGATAAATGGGAGTATCCGTGGTATGCCAGTTGGGACCTTTCCTTTCATTGCATCCCCCTGACTTTGATCGACCCGGATTTCGCCAAACGCCAGCTGATTTTGATGACCCGCGAATGGTATACCCATCCTAATGGACAATTGCCCGCTTACGAATGGAATTTTAGCGATGTCAATCCTCCTGTCCTTGCCTGGTCGGCCTGGCGTCTTTATAAAATCGACGGCAAGCAGGCCGGCAAGCCGGACCGAAACTTTTTAGAGGCCATCTTCCATAAGCTCCTTCTCAATTTTACCTGGTGGGTCAACCAAAAAGACAAGTTCGGCCATAACGTCTTTCAAGGGGGATTTCTAGGCTTGGACAATATCAGCATTTTCGACCGCAGCACCCCTTTAGAACAAGGTCATATCGATCAATCGGACGGAACAGCGTGGATGGGATTCTATTGCATTTTAATGATGAAGATTGCCATCGAGCTGGCAAGAACGGATCCCGTCTACCAGGACTGTGCGACCAAATTTTTTGAGCATTTCCTAAGAATAGCTAGCGCCATGATTAATCCGGAAAGAAAGGGATTTGCCCTTTGGTATGAAGAGGATGGTTTTTTCTATGACACGCTGCATATCAATAGCACCGTCATTCCTTTGCGCATCCGGTCCATTATGGGCCTGCTTCCCTTATTTGCCGTCGAGACTATTGATGCGAGAATTTTGGATAATCTTCCCATCTTCAAGCAACGGATGGAGTGGTTCTTGAGCCAAAGGCCCAACTACACCAGCACTATGACCTGTGAACAAGATCCAGCTAAAGGAGAAAGACGGCTGATGGCCATTTTGACGAAAGAGCGCCTTCTATCCACCTTGCGCTATATGTTGGATGAGAATGAGTTTCTCTCTCCTTATGGCATTCGTTCCTTGTCCAAATACCATCAAGACCATCCTTATACTTTAACAATCAACGGAGCCCAGCACTGCATCGGCTACCAGCCCGGCGAAGCCGTGTACCGCATGATCGCAGGCGGCAATTCAAATTGGCGCGGCCCTATCTGGTTTCCGCTTAATTTTTTAATTATTGAATCTCTCCAAAAGTTTCATTATTACTATGGAGAAACGCTGAAAGTTGAATTTCCCACAGGATCCGGCAATTGGCTCAATTTAGGCCAAGTTGCAACAGAATTGTCCATCCGCCTGATCGCCCTCTTTCTCAAAAATTCCAATGGTGCCCGCCCCATCTATCCGGAAAAGAGCCTTTTCAATCAAGACACGCATTGGCAAGATCTTATTTTATTTCATGAATTTTTCCATGGCGATCATGGCATGGGATTGGGAGCTAGCCATCAAACCGGTTGGACGGCCTTAGTCGCCAAG is from Candidatus Protochlamydia phocaeensis and encodes:
- a CDS encoding TolC family protein gives rise to the protein MEGTEPACIKLTLESALTRALRYNRQLINTADNVTKAQYGLDIAFSEFALDIAPNGKAGYVGGGREGTGMSVGGGLDFSKKFISGTQVTVGPSILKTKEHYHTDLRALISQPLLRGFGIDYQLSGVKGAQFSLRTAARNLYMAQLQLIIRTINSLYDVIKAQKSLALNEESYQRISKFYQAAKLKERIGLSDALDVYRAEIELHHAEDSLTSAQERLQDAEDMLRDLLALPLDACIQVEVPLVYTSNPLDTDEAVKLALQNRIEIDQAQDQWRESYRLAKVAKNNLYPELNLVFNYANCGRDEIFTRSCTRHRESTWGIGFTTSTDFDPIADRAAYEQSLLAIETAARGLEQTQANLILEVKKAIRQLQRALKRIQVQEEQIHTAQSELHLAQIKFDRGMANNFDVIQAEKSLRAAEQTYWAALIDHIIGEYQLLAAIGLLTDKPCIH
- a CDS encoding MGH1-like glycoside hydrolase domain-containing protein translates to MQLTPEHLRLTEHHEHKANWRKWGPYLSERAWGTVREDYSENGEAWDYFPHDHARSRAYRWNEDGIGGISDRYHYLCFALGLWNEKDPILKERFFGLNPKEGNHGEDVKEYYFYLDNTPTHSYMKMLYKYPQQAYPYNQLIQENQKRSSHEPEYELLDTGIFDQHRYFDVWIEYAKNSTDDILIKMTAVNRGPDPAPLHLLPTLWFRNTWSWGYANGPMGDMASKPLLFAKNQGSFSGIQADHSAAGTYYLYAEGNPEWIFTENETNRERLYNSPNPTPYVKDAFDRFLIHRQKEAINPEKKGTKTAAHFSFLIPSQQTISIRLRLSKKSQVDPFADFDSIFSARQKEADQFYEAIHNSILDEDERRVQRQAFASLLWTKQMYYYDIEQWLEGDPNCPPVQRALSRNKDWIHLVNFDVISMPDKWEYPWYASWDLSFHCIPLTLIDPDFAKRQLILMTREWYTHPNGQLPAYEWNFSDVNPPVLAWSAWRLYKIDGKQAGKPDRNFLEAIFHKLLLNFTWWVNQKDKFGHNVFQGGFLGLDNISIFDRSTPLEQGHIDQSDGTAWMGFYCILMMKIAIELARTDPVYQDCATKFFEHFLRIASAMINPERKGFALWYEEDGFFYDTLHINSTVIPLRIRSIMGLLPLFAVETIDARILDNLPIFKQRMEWFLSQRPNYTSTMTCEQDPAKGERRLMAILTKERLLSTLRYMLDENEFLSPYGIRSLSKYHQDHPYTLTINGAQHCIGYQPGEAVYRMIAGGNSNWRGPIWFPLNFLIIESLQKFHYYYGETLKVEFPTGSGNWLNLGQVATELSIRLIALFLKNSNGARPIYPEKSLFNQDTHWQDLILFHEFFHGDHGMGLGASHQTGWTALVAKLLQQSGGEN